The following coding sequences lie in one Arachis ipaensis cultivar K30076 chromosome B05, Araip1.1, whole genome shotgun sequence genomic window:
- the LOC107640175 gene encoding ethylene-responsive transcription factor ERF027-like, with product MASSSSSKRHPLYHGIRCRGGKWVSEIRQPRKASRIWLGTFPTAEMAAAAYDVAALALKGDSAVLNLPESAGKYQIPVTNSPDDIRRAATAAAALMKKNPQEPITTPHIITVNNNNNNNNNDNNTLVDGINNNDIISTALCSSSSWYEDNDFMDEEAIFRMPSLLVDMAEGMLLSPPRIILSPSPPSYNSGDSLWSYF from the coding sequence ATggcttcatcatcatcttcaaagAGGCACCCGCTGTACCACGGAATCAGGTGTCGAGGAGGCAAATGGGTCTCCGAAATCCGGCAGCCACGTAAGGCTTCAAGAATATGGCTGGGGACGTTCCCCACGGCTGAGATGGCGGCTGCCGCCTACGACGTTGCCGCATTAGCACTCAAAGGCGACAGCGCCGTTCTCAACCTTCCTGAGTCAGCTGGAAAGTACCAAATTCCTGTTACTAACTCCCCTGATGACATCCGCAGGGCTGCCACTGCTGCTGCCGCTTTGATGAAGAAGAACCCTCAAGAACCCATCACCACTCCTCACATTATTactgttaataataataataataataataataatgataataacacTCTTGTTGATGGTATTAACAACAACGATATTATTAGTACGGCTTTGTGTTCATCATCATCATGGTATGAGGATAATGATTTCATGGACGAGGAAGCTATATTCCGCATGCCAAGTTTGCTGGTGGATATGGCTGAGGGCATGCTTCTGTCGCCGCCGAGAATAATACTGAGCCCATCTCCGCCATCGTACAACTCCGGTGACAGTTTGTGGAGTTACTTTTGA